One part of the Rutidosis leptorrhynchoides isolate AG116_Rl617_1_P2 chromosome 1, CSIRO_AGI_Rlap_v1, whole genome shotgun sequence genome encodes these proteins:
- the LOC139861705 gene encoding vesicle transport protein GOT1-like: MAGLEMNDWKKIGLGLTGFGVFFSFLGIIFFFDKGLLAIGNILFISGVIITIGIKSSMQFFTKRNNLKGTISFGVGFFFVIIGWPVIGMGLETYGFIILFSGFWPTLAVFVQKIPVIGWVFQQPYIRSFFDRYRGKRVPV, translated from the exons ATGGCTGGCCTAGAGATGAACGACTGGAAAA AGATTGGACTTGGATTAACTGGATTTGGCGTCTTTTTCTCATTTTTGGGAATCATTTTCTTCTTCGACAAGGGACTACTTGCTATTGGAAAT ATCCTATTCATCTCAGGGGTGATAATTACCATTGGAATCAAATCCTCCATGCAGTTCTTCACGAAACGTAATAACCTAAAG GGCACAATTTCTTTTGGTGTTGGTTTCTTCTTTGTTATCATTGGGTGGCCTGTAATAGGAATGGGCTTagaaacttatggtttcattatacTATTCAG TGGCTTTTGGCCAACGCTGGCAGTTTTTGTGCAGAAGATACCAGTTATCGGCTGGGTGTTTCAACAACCTTATATCAGATCT TTCTTTGACCGTTACCGTGGAAAAAGGGTGCCTGTGTAA